CGGTGCGGCGACCTTGTTCTTCACGACCTTGACCCGGGTGCGGTTGCCGACCACGTCGGTGCCGTCCTTGAGGCTCTCGATGCGGCGCACGTCGAGCCGGACCGAGGCGTAGAACTTCAGGGCCCGGCCACCCGTGGTGGTCTCGGGGCTGCCGAACATCACGCCGATCTTCTCGCGGAGCTGGTTGATGAAGATCGCCGTGGTGCCGGTGTTGTTGAGCACACCGGTGATCTTCCGCAGCGCCTGGCTCATCAGCCGGGCCTGGAGACCCACGTGGCTGTCGCCCATCTCGCCCTCGATCTCGGCGCGCGGCACCAGCGCGGCCACCGAGTCGATGACGATGATGTCGATCGCGCCGGAGCGGACCAGCATGTCCGTGATCTCCAGCGCCTGCTCGCCGGTGTCCGGCTGGGAGACCAGCAGGGCGTCGGTGTCGACACCGAGGGCCTTCGCGTATTCCGGGTCGAGCGCGTGCTCGGCGTCGACGAAGGCGGCGATGCCGCCGGCCCGCTGGGCGTTGGCCACCGCGTGCAGGGCCACCGTGGTCTTACCGCTGGACTCCGGACCGTAGATCTCGACGACCCGGCCCCGGGGCAGACCGCCCACGCCGAGCGCCACGTCGAGCGCGATCGAACCCGTCG
The nucleotide sequence above comes from Micromonospora sp. M71_S20. Encoded proteins:
- the recA gene encoding recombinase RecA, which encodes MAAGPDREKALDLALAQIDKQFGKGSVMRLGERPVVQTSVIPTGSIALDVALGVGGLPRGRVVEIYGPESSGKTTVALHAVANAQRAGGIAAFVDAEHALDPEYAKALGVDTDALLVSQPDTGEQALEITDMLVRSGAIDIIVIDSVAALVPRAEIEGEMGDSHVGLQARLMSQALRKITGVLNNTGTTAIFINQLREKIGVMFGSPETTTGGRALKFYASVRLDVRRIESLKDGTDVVGNRTRVKVVKNKVAAPFKQAEFDIMYGKGISREGSLIDVGVEQAIIRKSGAWYTYDGDQLGQGKEKAREFLRENPDVAAEIEKKILEKLGVGVGAGDAAGGPELPPVDF